The proteins below are encoded in one region of Thioalkalivibrio sp. K90mix:
- a CDS encoding glutathione peroxidase — MTDVFDFSVPAADGTEQPLGAYCGDVLLIVNVASECGFTPQYEGLQALQEQFAGRGFQVLGFPCNQFGGQEPGDAEAIRACGARFGVEFPVFAKIEVNGEDAHPLYQHLKQQAPGALGTQGIKWNFTKFLVGRDGSVLDRFAPQRKPQDLVDAIERALAAPRPDDGG, encoded by the coding sequence ATGACTGATGTCTTCGACTTCTCGGTACCGGCGGCGGATGGCACTGAACAGCCCCTGGGAGCCTATTGCGGGGATGTCCTGCTGATCGTCAATGTGGCCAGCGAGTGCGGGTTCACCCCGCAGTACGAGGGGCTGCAGGCGCTGCAGGAACAGTTCGCCGGACGCGGCTTTCAAGTGCTCGGCTTCCCCTGCAACCAGTTTGGCGGGCAGGAGCCGGGTGATGCGGAGGCCATTCGAGCCTGCGGTGCGCGTTTCGGGGTCGAGTTTCCGGTGTTTGCCAAGATCGAGGTGAACGGCGAGGACGCGCACCCGTTGTACCAGCACCTCAAGCAGCAGGCCCCCGGCGCATTGGGCACGCAGGGGATCAAGTGGAACTTCACCAAGTTTCTGGTCGGCCGTGATGGCTCCGTACTCGACCGATTCGCCCCCCAGCGCAAGCCGCAGGATCTGGTCGACGCGATCGAACGCGCACTCGCCGCACCGCGCCCGGACGATGGCGGCTGA
- a CDS encoding MlaD family protein: MSARQHFRLGLFIVGGLVALVTALFIMTAGNIFRASIPIETYIDSSVQGLEIGAPVKFRGVTIGEITNLGFTSVEYQQDVDPRERKRYVMVEARLWPDRFAASAREQDFEADVLKNLVDAGLRVRIAAQGITGMNYLEADFSDPDEHPPLEHDWEPRSIYIPSSPSIAVQFMEYAENLLKRIDGLDIEGVIENLNSLLVTVDDTVSSLDTGGLNQRADDLISELEQTMRTADRVMQSVEALVEHPDTQALPSETRKAIQELRRTAEAADVAGLVDRMDSMVERLDRGMDVSESKLLETLDELQGAISGLRSLSDDVRRNPGGALFGAPPPRSRMDEE, translated from the coding sequence ATGAGTGCCCGACAACATTTTCGCCTGGGATTGTTCATCGTCGGTGGCCTGGTGGCGCTGGTGACCGCCCTGTTCATCATGACCGCGGGCAATATCTTTCGCGCCTCGATCCCGATCGAGACCTACATCGATTCATCCGTGCAGGGGTTGGAGATCGGAGCGCCGGTCAAGTTTCGAGGTGTGACCATTGGCGAGATCACGAACCTGGGTTTTACCTCGGTGGAATACCAGCAGGACGTGGACCCTCGTGAGCGCAAACGCTATGTGATGGTCGAGGCCCGGCTCTGGCCGGACCGCTTCGCGGCGAGCGCCCGCGAGCAGGATTTCGAGGCGGATGTCCTGAAGAACCTGGTGGATGCGGGCCTGCGAGTGCGCATTGCCGCACAGGGCATTACCGGTATGAACTATCTGGAAGCGGACTTCTCCGATCCGGACGAACACCCGCCGCTGGAGCACGACTGGGAACCGCGGTCGATCTACATCCCGTCGTCCCCGAGTATCGCCGTGCAATTCATGGAGTACGCCGAGAATCTGCTTAAGCGGATCGACGGGCTGGACATCGAGGGTGTGATCGAGAATCTGAATTCTTTGCTGGTGACCGTCGACGATACCGTGTCCAGTCTCGATACCGGAGGACTGAACCAGCGAGCGGATGATCTGATCTCGGAACTCGAGCAGACCATGCGCACGGCCGATCGGGTGATGCAATCGGTCGAGGCCCTGGTCGAGCATCCGGACACGCAGGCCCTTCCGAGCGAAACCCGCAAAGCGATCCAGGAGCTGCGTCGAACGGCCGAGGCAGCCGATGTCGCGGGCCTGGTCGACCGCATGGACTCGATGGTTGAACGACTCGATCGGGGGATGGATGTCAGCGAGTCGAAACTGCTGGAAACCCTGGACGAGCTGCAGGGCGCGATCTCGGGCCTGCGCAGCCTGTCGGATGATGTACGCCGCAACCCCGGTGGTGCGCTGTTCGGTGCCCCGCCACCGCGCAGCCGCATGGACGAGGAGTAA
- the tadA gene encoding tRNA adenosine(34) deaminase TadA, which yields MAAEVAPDARNLEPGERGPAPTEPGAHAYWMDVALAQAERAAEVGEVPVGAVLVDAEGYCLAVAHNAPIGEHDATAHAEIRVLRRAGKRCSNYRLTGTTLYVTLEPCSMCAGAMIHARVERLVFAASDPRTGAAGGAIDLLHHPAHNHRLECIEGVAAKRSAELLRNFFRLRRKR from the coding sequence ATGGCGGCTGAGGTCGCGCCCGACGCGCGGAACCTGGAACCCGGCGAGCGCGGTCCGGCGCCCACGGAACCCGGTGCGCATGCCTACTGGATGGATGTCGCCCTTGCGCAGGCCGAGCGGGCCGCGGAGGTCGGCGAGGTGCCGGTGGGCGCTGTTCTGGTGGATGCGGAGGGTTATTGTCTGGCCGTCGCCCACAACGCACCGATCGGCGAGCATGACGCCACTGCGCACGCCGAGATTAGAGTCCTCCGTAGAGCCGGAAAGCGGTGTTCCAACTATCGGCTGACCGGTACCACGCTCTACGTAACCCTCGAGCCGTGTTCGATGTGTGCGGGGGCGATGATCCACGCCCGGGTGGAGCGGCTGGTGTTTGCCGCTTCGGACCCTCGCACAGGGGCCGCCGGAGGCGCCATCGACCTGCTTCATCACCCCGCTCATAACCACCGTCTGGAATGCATCGAAGGCGTGGCGGCGAAGCGTTCTGCCGAGCTGTTGCGCAATTTCTTTCGTCTACGCCGAAAGCGTTAG
- a CDS encoding ABC-type transport auxiliary lipoprotein family protein, producing the protein MNWWKGPILMLAALVLGGCTLLPEREPLDRSWYLLELPDEPAARTADQPVAVELGSVRVAPAYAGNGLVYRLGNHQYESDYYNEWFLKPSEQLEQLLRERWTRNGAALELVDNASAVREQGRPAVRVHVLITALYGDLEGAEAVESNGLPVTGAGHMGLRAQLSQGDRSRLVHLESEQALERRSASQLVSALSRATAEVLADLEDAILEDVEAARDD; encoded by the coding sequence ATGAATTGGTGGAAAGGGCCGATCCTGATGCTCGCCGCGCTGGTCCTGGGCGGCTGCACGCTGTTGCCGGAGCGCGAGCCGCTCGATCGCTCCTGGTATCTGCTGGAGTTGCCGGACGAGCCGGCCGCACGTACGGCGGACCAGCCGGTGGCCGTCGAACTGGGGTCGGTCCGGGTCGCTCCGGCCTATGCGGGTAATGGGCTGGTATACCGGCTGGGGAATCACCAGTACGAGTCGGACTACTACAACGAGTGGTTCCTGAAGCCGTCCGAGCAGCTTGAACAACTGCTGCGGGAACGCTGGACGCGCAACGGCGCCGCGCTGGAGTTGGTCGACAACGCATCGGCGGTGCGCGAACAGGGGCGCCCGGCTGTGCGTGTCCATGTCCTGATTACCGCGCTGTATGGTGATCTGGAAGGGGCTGAAGCCGTCGAATCCAATGGGCTGCCCGTGACGGGGGCCGGGCACATGGGTCTGCGCGCCCAGCTGAGCCAGGGCGATCGCAGCCGTCTGGTCCATCTGGAATCCGAGCAGGCGCTGGAACGGCGCTCTGCCTCACAGTTGGTGTCGGCCCTTTCGCGTGCGACTGCCGAGGTTCTGGCGGATCTGGAGGATGCGATTCTGGAAGATGTAGAGGCTGCGCGCGATGACTGA